One Peribacillus simplex NBRC 15720 = DSM 1321 genomic region harbors:
- the sdaAA gene encoding L-serine ammonia-lyase, iron-sulfur-dependent, subunit alpha yields the protein MFRNVAELVELAESKQKKISTLMIEQEMEVTGKSREEIIRQMGVNLDVMEQAVEKGLQGVRSVSGLTGGDAVLLQNYIKSGNSLSGELLLDAVSKAVATNEVNAAMGTICATPTAGSAGVVPGTLFALQNKLKPNREQKIEFLFTAGAFGFVVANNASISGAAGGCQAEVGSASGMAAAAIVEMAGGTPAQSAEAMAITLKNMLGLVCDPVAGLVEVPCVKRNAMGAANAMVAADMALAGITSRIPCDEVIDAMYKIGQTMPSALRETAQGGLAATPTGRELEAKIFGLPLNKK from the coding sequence ATGTTTCGAAATGTAGCGGAATTAGTAGAATTAGCTGAATCAAAGCAGAAAAAAATTTCAACGCTGATGATAGAGCAGGAAATGGAAGTAACGGGAAAAAGCCGTGAAGAAATCATCCGCCAGATGGGAGTCAACCTGGATGTAATGGAACAGGCAGTTGAAAAAGGACTTCAAGGTGTACGGTCCGTTTCCGGGCTGACGGGAGGGGATGCAGTCCTTCTTCAGAATTACATTAAATCAGGAAATTCCTTATCCGGTGAACTGCTTTTGGATGCGGTAAGCAAAGCCGTGGCAACAAACGAAGTGAACGCAGCCATGGGAACGATTTGTGCGACACCAACTGCCGGATCTGCTGGTGTTGTGCCTGGAACCCTTTTTGCTTTGCAAAATAAATTAAAACCGAATCGGGAACAGAAAATTGAGTTCCTATTTACAGCAGGGGCGTTTGGTTTTGTAGTAGCGAATAATGCTTCGATCTCTGGAGCCGCAGGGGGCTGTCAGGCGGAGGTCGGTTCTGCTTCGGGTATGGCAGCGGCAGCCATCGTTGAAATGGCAGGAGGGACACCGGCACAAAGTGCAGAAGCGATGGCAATCACATTAAAGAACATGCTTGGTCTTGTGTGTGACCCAGTTGCTGGGCTTGTGGAAGTACCTTGTGTGAAGCGTAATGCCATGGGTGCAGCCAACGCTATGGTTGCCGCAGATATGGCGTTAGCGGGGATCACAAGCCGCATACCGTGTGATGAAGTGATTGATGCGATGTACAAAATCGGGCAAACGATGCCATCGGCTCTTAGGGAAACTGCACAAGGAGGTTTAGCGGCTACACCGACTGGGCGGGAGTTGGAAGCGAAAATCTTTGGCTTACCGCTGAATAAGAAGTGA
- the fapR gene encoding transcription factor FapR: MRRNKKERQQLLIETIKQNPFVTDEELAEKYSVSVQTIRLDRLELSIPELRERIKSVAEKKFSDEIRALPLDEIIGEVIDLNLDDNAISILDINKEHVFKRNGIARGHHLFAQANSLAVAVINDELALTAKASILFTRSVKENERVVAKARVKNVDHTNDRSVVEVRSYVGNELVFKGEFEMYRS; this comes from the coding sequence ATGCGAAGAAATAAGAAGGAACGCCAGCAATTATTAATCGAAACGATTAAACAGAATCCTTTTGTAACGGATGAGGAGCTGGCTGAAAAATATTCGGTGAGCGTCCAGACCATTAGGCTTGACCGTCTTGAATTATCGATACCGGAACTGCGTGAACGTATTAAAAGCGTGGCCGAGAAAAAATTCAGTGACGAAATCAGGGCATTGCCTTTGGATGAAATCATCGGGGAAGTAATTGATCTTAATTTAGATGACAATGCAATTTCGATTTTGGATATAAATAAAGAGCATGTCTTTAAGCGGAATGGAATTGCAAGGGGACATCACCTTTTTGCCCAAGCAAATTCATTGGCTGTAGCAGTCATAAATGATGAATTGGCATTAACTGCGAAAGCATCCATTTTATTTACTCGTTCTGTAAAGGAAAATGAAAGAGTGGTAGCTAAAGCGAGGGTCAAAAACGTGGACCACACCAATGATCGTTCCGTGGTGGAGGTTAGAAGCTACGTGGGTAATGAACTGGTTTTTAAAGGCGAGTTCGAAATGTATCGCTCTTAA
- the plsX gene encoding phosphate acyltransferase PlsX, which yields MKITIDAMGGDNAPKAQVLGAMKAVETFSDVEITLIGNESEINQYLAKHGRIRVIHTDEKILSTDEPVRAVRRKKSASMVLAAQQVADGEADACISSGNTGALMAAGLFVVGRIEGIERPALAPTLPTIDGKGFVLLDVGANSDAKPEHLLQFAIMGSVYAQKVRGIEKPRVGLLNIGTEEKKGNELTKHAFTLLQQSSEISFIGNVEARDLLSGPADVVVTDGFTGNMVLKTLEGTAMSVFKMVKTALMSNLKSKLAAAMVKPELKGIKNKMDYSEYGGAGLFGLKAPVIKAHGSSDANAVYNAIRQTRDMVGNDVISTIAETIEKQ from the coding sequence ATGAAGATAACGATAGATGCAATGGGTGGCGATAATGCTCCCAAGGCACAGGTTTTGGGTGCGATGAAAGCTGTCGAGACTTTTTCCGATGTGGAAATCACCTTGATAGGCAATGAATCTGAGATTAACCAATACTTAGCGAAACATGGCCGAATAAGGGTTATACATACTGATGAAAAAATATTAAGTACCGATGAACCTGTTCGTGCGGTTCGCCGCAAGAAAAGCGCCTCGATGGTATTGGCTGCACAGCAAGTGGCTGATGGAGAAGCCGATGCATGCATTTCTTCAGGCAATACCGGGGCGCTAATGGCTGCAGGCCTGTTTGTGGTCGGAAGGATAGAAGGCATTGAACGTCCGGCATTGGCTCCCACCCTTCCGACAATCGATGGTAAAGGTTTTGTATTACTGGATGTAGGCGCGAACTCCGATGCGAAACCGGAGCATCTCCTTCAATTCGCTATAATGGGGTCTGTTTATGCCCAAAAAGTGCGGGGAATCGAAAAGCCCCGTGTCGGATTGCTTAATATCGGAACAGAAGAAAAAAAAGGGAATGAACTGACTAAGCATGCCTTTACATTACTGCAGCAATCATCGGAGATATCCTTTATAGGTAACGTAGAGGCAAGGGACCTCCTAAGCGGGCCGGCAGATGTTGTCGTAACGGACGGCTTCACGGGAAATATGGTGTTAAAGACGCTTGAAGGTACTGCTATGAGCGTATTCAAAATGGTGAAAACGGCCTTGATGAGCAATCTTAAGAGTAAGTTGGCTGCAGCAATGGTAAAGCCTGAATTAAAAGGCATAAAAAATAAAATGGATTACTCGGAGTATGGCGGTGCTGGCCTATTCGGTTTGAAGGCCCCTGTCATTAAGGCTCATGGTTCATCAGATGCGAATGCGGTCTATAATGCTATACGCCAGACTCGCGATATGGTTGGAAATGACGTCATATCAACAATTGCGGAGACGATAGAAAAACAATAA
- a CDS encoding acyl carrier protein, with amino-acid sequence MADVLERVTKIVVDRLNVEESEVKLEASFKEDLGADSLDVVELVMEFEDEFDMEISDDDAEKIATVGDAVNYIQSTM; translated from the coding sequence TTGGCAGATGTATTAGAAAGAGTAACTAAAATCGTTGTAGATCGTTTGAACGTAGAAGAATCAGAGGTAAAACTTGAAGCTTCTTTCAAAGAAGATCTTGGTGCCGATTCCCTGGATGTAGTTGAACTAGTCATGGAATTCGAAGACGAGTTTGATATGGAAATTTCGGACGATGACGCTGAAAAAATCGCCACAGTAGGTGATGCTGTGAATTACATACAAAGCACTATGTAA
- the rnc gene encoding ribonuclease III yields the protein MRRNGNNRKPSMKDNKFKQLQENLGFHFKDENLLKQAFTHSSYVNEHRRKPYEDNERLEFLGDAVLELTISKYLYQKYPMMSEGELTKLRAAIVCEPSLVAFANSLSYGEYVLLGKGEEMTGGRERPAMLADVFEAYIGALYLDQGLEPVVQFLTNVVFPKIDEGAFSHVMDYKSQLQELIQRDAIGVLQYKILQEKGPAHNREFVSTVSLNGEELGSGIGKSKKEAEQHAAEHALIVLKEKKSTR from the coding sequence ATGCGTAGGAACGGAAATAATCGTAAACCATCAATGAAGGATAATAAATTTAAACAGTTGCAAGAAAATCTTGGTTTTCATTTTAAAGATGAAAATTTATTGAAACAAGCTTTTACACATTCATCTTATGTGAATGAGCATCGCCGTAAGCCTTATGAAGATAATGAAAGGCTTGAATTCTTGGGGGACGCTGTACTTGAACTGACCATCTCTAAATACTTATATCAAAAATATCCGATGATGAGCGAAGGTGAACTTACCAAACTAAGGGCAGCCATTGTGTGTGAGCCTTCACTTGTTGCTTTTGCCAATAGCCTTTCTTACGGGGAATATGTATTACTCGGAAAAGGGGAAGAAATGACAGGTGGAAGAGAACGACCTGCCATGCTTGCGGATGTATTCGAAGCCTACATTGGTGCTTTGTACCTTGATCAAGGATTAGAGCCAGTTGTGCAGTTTTTGACGAATGTCGTGTTTCCGAAGATAGACGAGGGTGCTTTTTCTCATGTGATGGATTATAAGAGCCAGCTTCAGGAGCTGATCCAGCGGGATGCCATCGGTGTCCTGCAATATAAGATCTTGCAGGAAAAAGGACCAGCTCATAATCGGGAGTTTGTTTCGACCGTCTCCCTGAATGGGGAAGAGCTGGGCTCTGGAATAGGAAAGTCCAAAAAAGAAGCGGAGCAGCATGCTGCTGAGCATGCATTGATCGTTTTAAAAGAAAAAAAATCAACAAGATAG
- the smc gene encoding chromosome segregation protein SMC — protein MFLKRLDVVGFKSFAEKISIDFVPGVTAVVGPNGSGKSNVTDAVRWVLGEQSAKSLRGAKMEDIIFSGSDTRKALNFAEVSLTLDNETNSLPIDFHEVSVTRRVYRSGESEFFINNQGCRLKDIIDLFMDSGLGREAFSIISQGKVEEILSSKAEERRVIFEEAAGVLKYKTRKRKAESKLTETQDNLNRVHDILHELEGQVEPLKIQSSLAKEFLAKKEELEQIEVALTVFEIEELYGKWEKLSRELEKHNEMEQQMAGQLHDREAHLKNLRGSLATLETSINGLQEILLNASEELEKLEGRKEVLKERKKNAAQNKSQLEKAIVEGEAAVERLSLQKERETEILNALNLEVKGIQETLHEKQKSLGLFNSDIEAMIEAKKSDYIEWLNKQASAKNEKQYLLQQLTQQEHKNAKLDMENEKFLTERMDITAKKMEYSQLMDNMTKQLEEHVTYFRNQQNKLNAAKDTYQKQETTLYKAYQFLQQAKSRKELLEEMEDDYAGFFQGVKEVLKAKETLRGIEGAVAELIKVPKEYETAIETALGGAMQHVVVEREEHAREAISFLKKNRYGRATFLPLSVIKAREISANQLSMLKSHSAFVGTGSSLIQYDDRHAAIAENLLGTVMITTDLKGANDLAKMMQHRFRFVTLEGDIVNPGGSMTGGALKQKTTSLLSRKTELEELHQKLTAMEAKTNQLEKQVKQLKVDVGVQEQTLEQTRKTGERLRLQEQTLKGELREVELQERNVNERLHLYDLDKNSYLEEQQQKTARLEELEELLESCKTEIEGLDRLISEMTEQKQSQQSSKESLAEETNELRVMLASKRGQLQNQKEKMERIESDLSKETSRLAENKDDLGLLTNEMTDSSSGEESLEDMAQQKLLDKNGAIEGITIKKQEKNELLTEVETLELSLKEENRLYRGIVEVIKDEEVKLTRLDVELENRLDHLREEYTLSFEGAKEQYPLMMPAEEAQKRVKLIKLAIEELGTVNLGAIDEYARVAERYEFLLSQKEDLQQAKDTLFQVIDEMDDEMKRRFADTFYSIREEFEQVFKALFGGGRAELKLTNPDDLLNTGVDIIAQPPGKKLQNLSLLSGGERALTAIALLFSILKVRPVPFCILDEVEAALDEANVVRFSQFLRKFSRETQFIVITHRKGTMEEADVLYGITMQESGVSKLVSVRMEESENFIEV, from the coding sequence ATGTTCCTCAAACGTTTGGACGTTGTAGGATTTAAATCTTTCGCAGAGAAAATTTCGATTGATTTTGTACCTGGTGTCACGGCAGTGGTTGGACCAAACGGAAGCGGTAAAAGTAATGTGACCGATGCAGTCCGATGGGTACTTGGAGAGCAGTCTGCGAAATCACTGCGTGGAGCAAAAATGGAAGATATCATCTTTTCGGGAAGTGACACGAGGAAAGCGTTGAATTTTGCGGAAGTATCATTGACCCTTGATAACGAGACCAATTCCCTGCCGATTGACTTTCATGAAGTCAGTGTGACAAGACGTGTATATCGATCGGGAGAAAGTGAATTTTTCATTAATAATCAAGGTTGCCGTCTGAAAGACATCATAGACCTTTTCATGGATTCTGGTCTTGGGCGAGAAGCATTTTCAATCATCAGCCAAGGGAAAGTGGAAGAAATCCTAAGCAGTAAGGCTGAAGAGAGACGAGTGATCTTTGAAGAAGCAGCCGGTGTCCTGAAGTATAAAACAAGAAAACGAAAAGCGGAATCGAAGCTGACGGAAACACAGGATAACTTAAACCGTGTCCATGATATCCTCCATGAATTGGAGGGGCAGGTGGAGCCGTTAAAAATTCAGTCTTCCCTCGCCAAGGAATTTTTGGCGAAGAAAGAAGAGCTTGAGCAAATAGAAGTGGCTTTAACCGTTTTTGAAATAGAAGAACTTTATGGTAAATGGGAAAAACTGTCGCGTGAACTTGAAAAACATAATGAAATGGAACAGCAAATGGCAGGACAGCTTCATGACAGGGAAGCGCATCTCAAAAACCTAAGGGGTAGTCTTGCGACGCTTGAAACATCGATCAATGGACTTCAGGAAATTCTCCTGAACGCCAGCGAAGAACTTGAAAAGCTTGAAGGCCGTAAAGAAGTTTTAAAAGAACGGAAAAAAAATGCTGCCCAAAACAAGTCACAGCTAGAAAAAGCGATAGTGGAAGGTGAGGCTGCTGTCGAGCGTTTGTCTTTGCAAAAGGAAAGAGAAACGGAAATCCTGAATGCACTGAACTTGGAAGTGAAAGGGATTCAAGAAACATTACATGAAAAACAAAAAAGCCTAGGCTTATTCAATAGTGATATCGAAGCGATGATCGAAGCGAAAAAGAGTGACTATATTGAGTGGTTGAACAAGCAGGCATCGGCTAAAAACGAAAAACAATACCTGCTCCAGCAGCTAACACAGCAGGAACATAAAAATGCTAAACTTGATATGGAAAATGAAAAGTTCTTAACCGAAAGAATGGATATCACTGCTAAAAAAATGGAATATTCACAGCTGATGGACAATATGACAAAGCAGCTTGAAGAGCATGTCACTTATTTCCGAAATCAGCAGAATAAATTGAATGCGGCAAAAGATACGTATCAAAAACAAGAAACCACCCTTTATAAGGCCTATCAATTCCTTCAACAGGCAAAATCACGTAAGGAACTGCTTGAAGAAATGGAAGATGATTATGCAGGCTTTTTTCAGGGTGTAAAAGAGGTTTTGAAAGCGAAAGAAACCCTTCGAGGCATTGAAGGGGCAGTTGCGGAATTGATAAAGGTACCAAAGGAATATGAAACGGCCATCGAAACGGCTCTGGGCGGAGCGATGCAGCATGTTGTCGTGGAACGCGAAGAGCATGCACGGGAAGCCATTTCCTTCTTGAAGAAAAATAGGTATGGGCGTGCGACGTTCTTGCCTTTATCAGTCATAAAGGCAAGAGAGATATCAGCTAACCAATTATCGATGCTGAAGAGTCATTCAGCTTTTGTGGGGACGGGTTCCTCATTGATCCAATATGATGATAGGCATGCAGCGATTGCTGAAAACCTATTAGGAACCGTGATGATCACCACAGATTTAAAAGGTGCAAATGACCTGGCGAAAATGATGCAGCACCGTTTCCGCTTCGTAACACTTGAAGGAGATATCGTCAATCCAGGTGGTTCAATGACTGGTGGAGCCTTAAAGCAAAAAACGACCTCCCTGCTTTCAAGGAAAACGGAATTGGAAGAGCTCCATCAAAAACTTACTGCCATGGAAGCTAAAACGAATCAGTTGGAAAAGCAAGTCAAACAGCTCAAAGTGGATGTGGGTGTTCAAGAGCAAACGCTTGAACAAACCAGAAAAACAGGAGAGAGACTTCGATTACAAGAACAAACCCTTAAGGGAGAACTCCGTGAAGTTGAGCTGCAGGAAAGAAATGTGAATGAGCGGCTGCATCTTTATGATTTGGATAAAAATTCATATTTAGAAGAACAACAGCAAAAAACGGCAAGACTTGAAGAGCTGGAAGAACTTTTGGAATCATGTAAAACGGAAATTGAAGGGCTGGACCGGTTGATTTCCGAAATGACCGAACAAAAGCAATCTCAACAATCCTCAAAAGAGAGCCTTGCTGAAGAAACGAATGAACTGAGGGTAATGCTGGCCTCTAAGCGTGGGCAGCTACAAAACCAAAAAGAGAAGATGGAACGCATTGAATCGGATCTTTCAAAGGAAACAAGCAGGCTTGCCGAAAACAAAGATGATTTAGGGCTTCTGACCAATGAAATGACAGACAGTTCAAGCGGGGAAGAGTCCTTGGAAGATATGGCTCAACAGAAATTGCTCGATAAAAATGGAGCAATTGAAGGAATCACCATAAAAAAACAGGAAAAAAACGAGCTTCTAACGGAAGTTGAAACGCTTGAACTGTCCTTGAAAGAAGAAAATCGACTTTATAGAGGCATTGTCGAAGTGATAAAGGATGAAGAAGTGAAATTAACTCGTCTGGATGTCGAACTGGAAAATCGCCTCGACCACTTGAGAGAAGAATATACCCTTTCCTTTGAAGGTGCTAAAGAACAGTATCCATTGATGATGCCTGCAGAAGAGGCTCAAAAAAGGGTGAAGCTCATCAAGCTTGCAATTGAGGAACTGGGGACGGTGAATCTAGGTGCAATTGATGAATACGCACGTGTAGCTGAACGCTATGAATTCCTTCTTAGTCAAAAGGAAGACCTTCAACAGGCGAAAGATACATTATTCCAAGTCATCGATGAAATGGATGATGAAATGAAGCGGCGCTTTGCGGATACCTTCTATTCTATCCGTGAAGAATTCGAACAAGTCTTCAAAGCTTTATTTGGCGGAGGCAGAGCGGAGCTGAAACTGACAAATCCGGATGATTTACTAAATACAGGGGTAGATATTATTGCACAGCCTCCTGGTAAAAAACTGCAAAATTTGAGCCTCTTATCCGGGGGAGAACGAGCATTGACAGCCATAGCCCTTTTATTCTCCATTCTAAAAGTGCGTCCGGTGCCTTTCTGTATCCTTGATGAAGTCGAGGCAGCACTTGATGAGGCGAATGTCGTCCGGTTCAGTCAATTTTTAAGGAAGTTCAGCAGGGAAACGCAGTTCATCGTG
- the recG gene encoding ATP-dependent DNA helicase RecG, with the protein MNSTLQEPITAVKGIGAETAAALGEMEIHTVADLLEHLPYRYEDYRLRDLETVEHDERVTVEGKVHTVPTLGYFGKKKSRLTFKVLTGRYLINVIFFNQPYLKPKLAIGETVTITGKWDRHRQTITGSECHVGDRSREKEFEPVYSVKGSITVKGLRRFISKAFSEYGTMIEENLPPQLLAVYKLMPRNDALRTMHFPQSANDVKKARRRFVYEEFLLFQLKMQALRKVQREQSKGIGQEFDMEQLEAFVGTLPFPLTNAQNRVVEEIMTDMKSPYRMNRLLQGDVGSGKTVVAAICLKATITAGFQGALMVPTEILAEQHTQSLKAMLEPSGVKVALLTSSVKGKKRKELLQMLESGELDLLIGTHALIQDEVNFRNLGLVITDEQHRFGVEQRRILREKGTNPDVLFMTATPIPRTLAITVFGEMDVSTIDEMPAGRKAIETYWAKHQMLDRILTFVEKELKKGRQAYVICPLIEESEKLDSLQNVLDVHAMLTQYFANRYKVGLMHGRLPADEKDEVMQQFSANEAQILVSTTVVEVGVNVPNATVMVIYDAERFGLSQLHQLRGRVGRGSDQSFCILLADPKTEVGKERMKIMTETNDGFALSEKDLELRGPGDFFGKKQSGLPEFKVADMVHDYRTLEVARTDAAKLIASQSFWHSPEYAPLRNYLEGTGVFTGEKLD; encoded by the coding sequence GTGAACTCGACTTTACAGGAACCCATAACAGCAGTAAAAGGCATTGGGGCTGAAACGGCAGCAGCATTGGGCGAAATGGAGATCCATACCGTCGCGGATCTCCTTGAGCACCTCCCATATCGCTATGAAGATTACCGATTGAGGGATTTAGAAACGGTCGAGCATGATGAGCGGGTTACAGTAGAAGGCAAGGTTCATACGGTGCCGACGTTAGGGTACTTCGGTAAGAAAAAATCCAGGCTTACGTTTAAAGTGTTGACTGGAAGATATTTAATAAATGTCATTTTTTTTAACCAGCCATATCTGAAGCCCAAGCTTGCGATAGGCGAAACCGTAACAATAACAGGAAAGTGGGATCGTCATCGCCAAACCATTACAGGCTCGGAATGCCACGTTGGTGATCGTAGCCGGGAGAAAGAATTCGAACCGGTGTACTCAGTGAAGGGCAGCATTACAGTCAAAGGGCTCCGCCGCTTTATCTCCAAGGCATTTTCTGAATATGGGACAATGATAGAAGAAAATCTGCCCCCGCAATTACTGGCGGTATACAAACTGATGCCGCGTAACGATGCTCTTCGTACCATGCATTTCCCTCAATCGGCCAATGACGTAAAAAAGGCTCGACGCCGTTTTGTGTATGAAGAATTCTTATTGTTTCAACTTAAAATGCAGGCACTTCGTAAAGTGCAGCGGGAGCAGTCAAAAGGAATTGGCCAGGAGTTTGACATGGAGCAGCTGGAAGCTTTTGTTGGAACTCTCCCTTTTCCTTTGACGAACGCTCAGAATAGGGTCGTCGAGGAAATAATGACTGACATGAAATCTCCCTACAGGATGAATCGTCTACTTCAAGGGGATGTCGGGTCTGGAAAAACGGTGGTTGCCGCCATATGCCTGAAGGCAACGATTACAGCAGGTTTCCAAGGTGCACTTATGGTCCCGACGGAAATCTTGGCTGAGCAGCATACACAATCCTTGAAGGCGATGTTGGAACCGAGTGGAGTAAAGGTCGCATTGTTGACAAGTTCGGTAAAAGGCAAAAAGCGCAAGGAACTATTGCAAATGCTCGAATCCGGGGAGCTAGATCTTTTGATAGGAACTCATGCGTTGATACAGGATGAAGTGAATTTTCGGAACCTAGGTCTTGTCATAACGGATGAACAACATCGTTTCGGAGTGGAGCAGCGCCGAATCCTTCGTGAAAAAGGTACAAATCCAGATGTACTTTTCATGACGGCTACACCGATTCCGCGAACGCTCGCTATTACAGTGTTTGGGGAAATGGACGTCTCAACGATCGATGAAATGCCTGCCGGGCGTAAAGCGATAGAAACCTATTGGGCGAAACACCAAATGCTTGATCGGATCTTAACCTTTGTCGAAAAGGAACTAAAAAAAGGGAGACAGGCTTACGTCATCTGTCCATTGATTGAGGAGTCGGAGAAACTCGATTCTTTACAGAATGTTCTTGATGTTCATGCAATGCTGACACAATACTTTGCGAACAGGTACAAAGTGGGACTTATGCATGGACGGCTTCCCGCGGATGAAAAAGACGAAGTGATGCAGCAGTTTAGTGCCAATGAAGCACAAATCCTTGTTTCCACGACGGTTGTCGAGGTTGGGGTGAATGTTCCAAATGCAACGGTAATGGTCATTTATGATGCGGAGCGCTTTGGGCTTTCACAGTTGCATCAGTTACGCGGAAGGGTAGGACGGGGGAGTGATCAGTCCTTTTGCATCCTGCTGGCTGATCCGAAAACGGAAGTCGGCAAAGAACGGATGAAAATCATGACCGAGACAAACGATGGTTTTGCCCTTTCTGAAAAAGATTTGGAACTTCGTGGCCCCGGGGACTTCTTCGGTAAAAAACAAAGCGGCCTTCCCGAGTTCAAGGTAGCCGACATGGTCCATGATTACAGGACCCTGGAAGTGGCAAGGACGGATGCTGCAAAATTGATTGCCTCCCAAAGCTTTTGGCATTCCCCGGAGTATGCACCGCTGCGGAACTATTTAGAGGGAACGGGCGTATTTACGGGAGAAAAACTGGACTGA
- the fabG gene encoding 3-oxoacyl-[acyl-carrier-protein] reductase yields the protein MILEGKKALVTGASRGIGREVALELARQGADVAINYSGSEAKANEVVDEIKALGRKAFAIQCDVANSESVTSMIKEVVEQFGRVDILVNNAGITRDNLLMRMKEDEWDSVINTNLKGVFLCTKAVTRQMMKQRSGRIINMASIVGVSGNAGQANYVAAKAGVIGLTKTTAKELASRGITVNAIAPGFISTDMTGELPEDVQKAMLDQIPLARFGDPKDIAAVASFLASEASKYMTGQTLHVDGGMVM from the coding sequence ATGATCCTCGAAGGTAAAAAAGCACTTGTAACGGGAGCTTCACGAGGTATTGGCAGGGAAGTCGCATTAGAACTTGCCCGTCAGGGAGCAGACGTTGCCATCAACTATTCTGGCAGTGAAGCTAAAGCTAATGAAGTGGTTGATGAAATCAAGGCATTGGGCCGTAAAGCATTCGCCATCCAATGCGATGTTGCAAATAGTGAATCGGTGACAAGCATGATTAAAGAGGTCGTCGAACAGTTTGGCAGAGTGGATATCCTGGTTAATAATGCAGGTATCACACGTGATAACCTATTGATGCGTATGAAAGAAGATGAATGGGATTCTGTGATCAATACGAATCTTAAAGGCGTGTTCCTATGCACCAAAGCGGTTACAAGGCAAATGATGAAGCAGCGTAGCGGCAGGATCATCAATATGGCATCGATCGTCGGCGTCAGCGGAAATGCAGGGCAGGCTAATTATGTAGCGGCTAAAGCTGGTGTGATCGGCCTGACTAAAACCACGGCAAAGGAACTTGCTTCACGAGGGATTACGGTCAATGCGATTGCCCCAGGTTTCATCTCAACGGATATGACTGGTGAATTGCCTGAAGACGTCCAAAAAGCCATGCTGGACCAAATTCCGCTTGCACGGTTCGGTGACCCTAAAGATATTGCTGCAGTGGCGTCTTTCCTCGCTTCTGAGGCCAGCAAATATATGACTGGGCAAACTCTTCATGTAGATGGCGGCATGGTCATGTAA
- the fabD gene encoding ACP S-malonyltransferase: protein MGKIAFVFPGQGSQSIGMGHGLFQENERAQQIFRTADEKLDFPLSELIFNGTQKELTVTYNAQPALLTTSYAFVKELEEAGIKPDYTAGHSLGEYTALVASGAISFEDAVYTVRKRGEFMEAAVPNGQGSMAAILGMDREALSDVTSEITATGESVQLANINCPGQIVISGTSEGVKLASAKAKENGAKRALPLEVSGPFHSELMKPAAEKLQGVLDEVSFKQAEIPVISNVTAKPITAPAEIKEKLIEQLYSPVLWEDSVKNLLELGVDTFIEVGPGKVLGGLIKKIDRSVQIHSVSDIDTLIKTIETLKGVQA, encoded by the coding sequence ATGGGTAAAATTGCTTTTGTCTTTCCAGGACAAGGATCACAATCAATAGGAATGGGGCATGGCTTATTTCAGGAAAACGAGCGTGCTCAGCAAATTTTTCGAACAGCTGATGAAAAACTTGATTTTCCACTTTCCGAATTGATCTTTAATGGCACACAAAAAGAATTAACGGTGACTTATAATGCACAGCCTGCTTTATTGACCACGAGTTATGCTTTTGTCAAGGAGTTGGAAGAAGCGGGGATCAAACCCGATTATACAGCCGGGCACAGTTTAGGTGAATATACGGCATTAGTGGCATCTGGTGCAATTTCTTTTGAAGATGCCGTATATACAGTGCGTAAGCGTGGTGAATTCATGGAAGCTGCGGTACCGAATGGACAAGGCTCAATGGCTGCGATATTGGGAATGGACCGGGAAGCTCTATCTGATGTCACTTCTGAAATTACTGCCACAGGGGAATCCGTTCAATTGGCCAATATTAATTGTCCAGGGCAAATCGTCATTTCAGGCACCTCGGAAGGGGTTAAACTTGCTAGTGCAAAAGCCAAGGAAAATGGGGCTAAACGGGCTCTTCCTCTTGAAGTGAGTGGACCGTTCCATTCGGAATTGATGAAGCCGGCAGCAGAAAAGTTACAGGGTGTCCTCGATGAAGTAAGCTTCAAACAGGCAGAAATTCCTGTCATTTCAAACGTAACGGCTAAGCCCATTACAGCACCTGCTGAAATAAAAGAAAAATTAATCGAACAGCTGTATTCACCGGTCCTTTGGGAGGACAGTGTGAAAAATCTACTTGAATTAGGCGTGGATACGTTCATCGAGGTGGGTCCGGGGAAAGTATTGGGCGGATTGATAAAGAAAATTGATCGTTCCGTTCAAATTCACTCGGTATCCGATATAGATACTCTAATTAAAACAATTGAAACTTTGAAGGGGGTACAAGCATGA